The sequence GCGCACCAGGTGGGCGATGATCAGCGAGTCGCGCCCGAAGGGAGCCACAAACCACGGCAACCCCGCCGCCGGAAACAGGCCCTGCTCTGTTTGAAAAGCCAAGCTGCGCAGATCGTGCACGCTCCGCTCGACGACCCGGCGGTCGCCCGGCGTCAACGCCGCGTTCAGGTCGGCGTGCAGGCCGTCGTATTCCCGCGCGAGGGCCTGGGGGTCACCCCGGACCGGCGCCTCGTCTCCCTGCAGCAGGAAGGTCCGGACGGTCAGCTCGGCCTGCGCTTCGGTCACCACCCAGCTCAGGCGCTCGCCATCCCACCGCGCCGGAGCACTGAACTCCAGCCGGGCGCACTGGCGCAGCCCGTCCTGGGCGATATGGCGGAATTCGAGCCACGTCACCGCGTCGGGGGACGGCCCCGCCTCCACCCTGACCTCGCGCTCGCCCAGCGCGCCCGGCCAGCCGCGCACCTCGAACATGTCCTGAAAGTCGCCGGCCACGCACAGCGTCAGCCGATGCGCCTGCTCGGAGCCGTAACGCGTCAGGGTGAGCCGGTCGCAGACCTCGGTGGCGGTCACGGTCAGGTCACGCGCGAGACCGACTTTCATGGTGTAACCGACCTCGGCGTTGGCGGCGTGCTCGTGCAGCCAGAAGGGGTAGCGTTCGTGCTGCATCAGGTGGTGCGGGTCTTCACCGTCGAGCTGCCAGAAATACAGCCGCAGGTAACGGGTGTCACGGCGATAAAAGCCGCTTTCGCCCTCGGCCACCCGGTGCTGGCCATCGCCGACGAGGTAGAGGTCATTTTCCTTGAGGACAGACCTGGTTTTCAGCATGGCTCCGCTCCCGGGGCCTGGGGGACGGCCTCAGCCCTTGACGGCACTGTCGGCTCCGGTATCGACGAAATAACGCTGGAAGATCACGAAGATAATGATGACCGGAATCGCGCTCAGCACCGCGCCGGCAAGCAACAGGCCGTAGTCGCCCTGGCCGCCGTAGAGTTCGCGGAAGTTCGAGAGCCCCACCGTCAGCGTGAAGTTCACGTTGTTGCGCAAAATCACCAGCGGCCAGAAGAAGTCGTTCCAGGCACCCTGAAACTGCGTGATGGCGAGCGCGATCAGGGCGGGCCCCGCCTGCGGCAGCATCACCCGGAAGAAGGTGGTGACCGGCCCGGCGCCGTCGATCGCGGCCGATTCTTCAAGCTCTTTGGGCATGCCCTCGAAAAACTGCTTCATCAGGAAGACGCCGCCCGCCGCCACCAGGCCGTTAAACCACAGCCCCCAGATATTGAGCAGCCCCAGGTCCTTGAGCAGCACGTAGTTGCTGACCAGGTTGACCTGACTGGGCACCATCTGCGCGAACAGCACCGCCGCAAGAAAGATCAGGTTCTTTCCGGGAAAGTTCAGCCGCGCCAACGCGTAGCCCGCGAGCGAGCAAAACAGCACGGCGGCCACCACCCGCAGCGTGGCGTACAGGAAAGAGTTGAGCATCCAGTTGAAAAACAGGCTGCGCCCCGTGCGCGGATCCGAGGTCTCGTCGAAGGCGCGGCGGTAGTTGTTGAAGGTAAACCCGAGCACCCCGGGCGTAACGTTGCGGAAGGCGAACGAGCGACCGAAGTTCTGGCGGTCGCTGGGTGGCAGGGTGCTGCTCACGATGCTCTGACCGCGCTGAACATCGACTTGCAGCGGCGTGCGCTGGAAGACTGGGCCGCGCAGGTAGTACCGCCCGCCCGCCGCGACGAGTTCGACGACCTGGTTCTCGCCGAGGTCAAACTGCTTTTCCTGGGCCCGGGACGTGTCGAGCGTGACTGGAACGGTGCGGCCGTCCTCGAGCCGGGCCTGGAGGCTCAAGTTCGCGTCCGGCGGCGTCAGCTGGCCGCGAACGACCTCGCCGCGCTGCGCGGTCAGGGCGGGATAGGTCACCGTCACGCGGTACTGACGGTCGGCGCCGCTTTGCCCCACCTGCTCGGTCCGCACCTCGGCGTAGTCGCGCGCCTGGGCCTGACGCGCGATGGCGACCAGGCTACTCGGCTGGTAGGGAAAGAGCGTGGCACTCGGCGGGCCTTGCGGCGCGCCGGCGGGCGAGCGCACCGTCACGTCAAAGGTGACCTCGCGCCCCGGCAGGAAGCCGCCGTTCCAGGCGTCGCCCGCGCCCTGCACCCCAAGGCGCCGCGCGGCCCCGATGTACTGCGGCATGAACTGCGCGATGCGCAGGCTCGGCGGGTACTCGTTGGGATTGTCCTTGACGCTGCTCAGGGTGCCCATCAGGAAGGGGCCCAGGAAGAAAAAGCTCATCACGAGCATAAAGAGGTACAGCCACAGGACGCGCGCCCAGCGGCGCCGGGCCAGCCAGCGCTCGTCGACGGCGCCGGCCGAGGGCAGAGAACGGTCTGAGGGCAGCGAAGTGGTCATGCGGCCTCCGTCTTGAAGAAACGGCGCTGAACAAAGACCATCCCCAGGATGATCAGCGCCAGCATGATGGCGCCCGCCGCCGCCATGTTCACGGGGGCAGTGCCGGCCTTGAAGGTGTTGGTGTACACATAGTAGGCAAGCGTGATCAGGGTCTCTTGCGGCGCGGCACTGCCGATCACGGCCACCTGGTCAAACATCTGCATCGTGCCGATCAGCCCCATCGTGACCACGTAGAACGTCACGGGACGCAGCATCGGCACCGTCACGTTCAGCAGCTTCTGGAAGGGCGTGGCCCCATCGATGTCGGCGGCCTCGTACAGCGAGCCAGGAATGTTTTGCAGCCCCGCCAGGAAAAAGAGCATCAGGGTGGGGATCGTGGTGAAGGTGTTCTGGATAATCACCACCAGCATCGGGATGCTGAGCACCTCGCGGCCCCCGATGGAAATCCACTTGTTGGCAAAGTACTGATAGTCAAAGGGCGTCACCTCACGCGGCTGCAAGAGCCCGGTGAGTGACAGCGCGGCAGTCACCACGATGGCGAGCAGGGCACTGAAAAGCGCCAGCGCCGGGTCGAACCAGCCGGCCGGCAGCCGCCGGGAGCGCTCGATCGACACCTGCACGATCTGGGCAACGACGAAGGTGGCGAGAAAAGTCAGGGTGTACGGCAGATAAGTCTGCCACTGCGTGATCAGGTAGTTGGCGATGCCGCGCTGCTGAAAGAGCCACAGGAAAATCAGCGTGATCACCACGGAACTCGTGATGCTGGGCATGTACCACGCCGAGCGGAAAAACGACTGCCCGCGGATCCTGTTGTTGAGCGCCACAGCCATCAACAGCGCCCCGATGGTCTGCAAGGTGGTCGTCACGAGCGCAAAGACCAGGCTGTTGACCAGGGCGCGGCGGAAAAGCGAATCGGCGAGCACCTCCTGGT is a genomic window of Deinococcus reticulitermitis containing:
- a CDS encoding carbohydrate ABC transporter permease, which codes for MLGKGQSTTAYLFLAPFLISSAIFFFYAFGRAIYYSFTDFNLFNDPQLVGLRAYQEVLADSLFRRALVNSLVFALVTTTLQTIGALLMAVALNNRIRGQSFFRSAWYMPSITSSVVITLIFLWLFQQRGIANYLITQWQTYLPYTLTFLATFVVAQIVQVSIERSRRLPAGWFDPALALFSALLAIVVTAALSLTGLLQPREVTPFDYQYFANKWISIGGREVLSIPMLVVIIQNTFTTIPTLMLFFLAGLQNIPGSLYEAADIDGATPFQKLLNVTVPMLRPVTFYVVTMGLIGTMQMFDQVAVIGSAAPQETLITLAYYVYTNTFKAGTAPVNMAAAGAIMLALIILGMVFVQRRFFKTEAA
- a CDS encoding carbohydrate ABC transporter permease, producing the protein MTTSLPSDRSLPSAGAVDERWLARRRWARVLWLYLFMLVMSFFFLGPFLMGTLSSVKDNPNEYPPSLRIAQFMPQYIGAARRLGVQGAGDAWNGGFLPGREVTFDVTVRSPAGAPQGPPSATLFPYQPSSLVAIARQAQARDYAEVRTEQVGQSGADRQYRVTVTYPALTAQRGEVVRGQLTPPDANLSLQARLEDGRTVPVTLDTSRAQEKQFDLGENQVVELVAAGGRYYLRGPVFQRTPLQVDVQRGQSIVSSTLPPSDRQNFGRSFAFRNVTPGVLGFTFNNYRRAFDETSDPRTGRSLFFNWMLNSFLYATLRVVAAVLFCSLAGYALARLNFPGKNLIFLAAVLFAQMVPSQVNLVSNYVLLKDLGLLNIWGLWFNGLVAAGGVFLMKQFFEGMPKELEESAAIDGAGPVTTFFRVMLPQAGPALIALAITQFQGAWNDFFWPLVILRNNVNFTLTVGLSNFRELYGGQGDYGLLLAGAVLSAIPVIIIFVIFQRYFVDTGADSAVKG